The Thunnus thynnus chromosome 2, fThuThy2.1, whole genome shotgun sequence genome includes a region encoding these proteins:
- the inpp5jb gene encoding phosphatidylinositol 4,5-bisphosphate 5-phosphatase A, which translates to MDQGNQSQSQTQADNPSGAVEAPPTDTAAPATDPTASQPASVRPRRPQRSAKVEGSVDISEPKDEPKPEPTPVANQDQCTPDGAAASRPKPSRPAAVKPLGDRTAPSIKSGPKGPGHHPVRAASVPHPPASRPVPPHLTPHAQRALSVAGTADTQAQAVEDFRVHIITWNVGSATPPDDITSLLGLNVGDGNTDMYIIGLQEVNSMINKRLKDVLFTDQWSEVCMERLSPFGYVLVTSQRMQGLLLLIFAKYYHLPFLRGVQTETTRTGLGGYWGNKGGVSARMSVFGHTICFLNCHLPAHMENSEQRMEDFESILQQQQFEGQAATGVLDHDVVFWFGDLNFRIDDLDMQVVKSAIDNNKFSVLWEKDQLNMAKDSETVLEGFQEGPLKFSPTYKFDVGTNTYDTSGKKRKPAWTDRILWRLRATAPAGSAGKRGSISGLTSGTKVTQHCYRSHMEYIVSDHKPVSSIFTLQFPYKVDIPLVTIIVEDEWNSIADAIAKFKLAPNFSRSSWDWIGLYKVGFKHHKDYVGYIWAKQEEADFLRQEHQVAFTEEELPKGSGDFILGYYSNNMSTIVGVTEPFQIQLPTSDPDSSSSDSSDISSEDDSTVVLMKTRSRSPSPRKSKHRSHRSGSHGRSLSRSGSPTQAKMKEPNVTDGSPSSTMEAAESGSTVHPAEGSSSQLSVPGEKDKDSEGSGV; encoded by the exons ATGGACCAAGGTAATCAGAGCCAGAGCCAGACGCAAGCAGACAACCCAAGTGGAGCAGTAGAAGCTCCTCCAACCGATACAGCAGCTCCAGCCACAGATCCCACTGCCAGCCAGCCTGCTTCTGTCAGGCCTCGACGGCCCCAGAGAAGTGCCAAAGTAGAGGGCTCTGTAGACATATCCGAACCCAAAGATGAACCCAAACCCGAACCCACACCAGTGGCTAACCAGGACCAGTGCACTCCTGATGGCGCTGCGGCAAGTCGTCCCAAACCCTCTCGCCCTGCAGCTGTCAAACCCTTAGGAGACCGTACCGCGCCTAGCATCAAGTCTGGTCCTAAAGGTCCGGGACACCATCCGGTCAGGGCTGCCTCAGTGCCCCACCCACCTGCTAGCAGGCCTGTGCCTCCTCACCTGACCCCTCATGCACAGAGAGCCCTCTCTGTTGCAGGTACAGCTGACACTCAGGCCCAGGCTGTGGAAGACTTCAG GGTGCACATCATCACTTGGAACGTAGGTTCGGCCACGccacctgatgacatcacttctTTGCTGGGGCTGAACGTGGGTGATGGAAACACAGACATGTACATCATTGG GCTGCAGGAAGTGAACTCTATGATTAACAAAAGGCTGAAAGATGTCCTCTTCACAGACCAGTGGAGCGAGGTCTGCATGGAGAGACTCAGCCCCTTTGGTTATGTGCTG GTGACCTCCCAGCGGATGCAGGGGTTGTTGCTACTGATCTTTGCCAAGTACTACCATCTGCCCTTCCTCCGTGGAGTCCAGACTGAGACCACTCGCACTGGACTGGGGGGTTACTGG GGGAATAAAGGTGGCGTGAGTGCCCGCATGTCTGTGTTCGGTCACACCATCTGCTTCCTCAACTGCCACCTGCCAGCTCACATGGAAAACTCAGAGCAGCGCATGGAGGACTTTGAGAGCATCctgcaacagcagcagtttgaggGCCAGGCTGCCACCGGGGTTCTTGACCATGA TGTGGTATTCTGGTTTGGGGATCTCAATTTCCGCATTGACGACCTGGATATGCAAGTGGTAAAATCAGCCATCGATAACAACAAGTTTTCCGTGTTGTGGGAAAAAGATCAG CTAAACATGGCCaaagacagtgagacagtgttGGAGGGATTCCAAGAGGGGCCACTGAAGTTCTCTCCTACCTACAAGTTTGATGTTGGGACAAATACATATGACACAAG TGGAAAGAAGCGTAAACCGGCGTGGACCGACCGGATTCTCTGGCGCCTGAGAGCCACCGCACCTGCTGGCAGTGCAGGGAAGCGTGGTTCCATTTCGGGGCTGACCAGTGGGACCAAAGTGACGCAGCACTGCTACCGAAGTCACATGGAATACATCGTCAGTGACCACAAACCAGTCTCATCCATCTTTACCCTGCAG TTCCCCTACAAGGTGGATATTCCCCTGGTCACAATCATAGTGGAGGACGAGTGGAATAGCATTGCTGATGCCATAGCGAAATTCAAACTGGCACCCAACTTTTCTCGAAGCTCCTGGGACTGGATCGGACTCTATAAG GTGGGTTTCAAACACCACAAGGACTATGTGGGATACATTTGGGCCAAGCAAGAGGAAGCTGATTTCCTTCGACAAGAACATCAG GTAGCCTTTACTGAGGAAGAATTGCCCAAAGGCTCAGGGGACTTTATCTTGGGTTACTATAGCAACAATATGAGCACCATTGTGGGTGTAACAGAGCCATTTCAG ATCCAGCTTCCTACTTCAGACCCTGACAGCAGTTCTTCAGACAGCTCTGACATCAGCTCCGAAGACGATAGCACTGTTGTCCTCATGAAGACAAGGTCCCGCAGTCCCAGTCCACGCAAGAGCAAGCACCGCAGCCATCGCAGTGGCAGCCACGGCCGTAGTCTCAGCCGCTCCGGCAGTCCTACACAGGCCAAGATGAAAGAGCCAAATGTCACTGATGGTTCTCCATCCAGCACCATGGAGGCAGCTGAGAGTGGGTCCACAGTACacccagcagagggcagcagcagccagctgtCTGTTCCTGGGGAGAAAGACAAAGACTCAGAGGGGTCAGGGGTGTGA